The genomic stretch AGCACAATTGATCTAAAAAAAGATGAAGAAGGATTACTTCAAGTAGCCAAAAAATACGGATTAGAGTTTTCATACTACACACCAGAAGAATTAAACGAAATGGAAATTAAGAATCCTTCTGAAACAGTTTTTAAATATACCGGTGCATATGGAGTAAGTGAGCCTGCAGCTCTTTTAAAAAGCGGAGCATCTGAGCTGTATCTTGAAAAGAAAAAAAGTGGGAACGTTACGATATCTGTTGCCGTTATCCCATATAACTAAGGGGGGAAACAACATGGTACATCGCCGACTTGTTGTGGCAGGTACAGGAAGCGGAGTGGGGAAAACAACGCTTACAATCGGCCTTATGGCAGCATTTAAAAAGAAAGGATACACTGTACAAGGTTTCAAGTGTGGTCCTGATTATATTGATCCAACGTATCATACAGCTGTAACGGGTAGAGTATCGCGAAATATTGATAGTTGGATGCTTCCCCATGACACAGTGGAAGAAATTGTAAAACGCAATAGCGAGGATGCTGATATTTCGATTATTGAAGGAGTAATGGGCTTTTATGATGGAAAAAGTCCCCTTGATAATAGAGGCACAACGGCTGAAATTAGTGTTTTAACAAATAGTCCTGTTTTACTTGTTGTAAACTGTGCAAGTATGGCAAGAAGCGCTGCAGCTATTGTGAAAGGTTTTCAAATGATGTGGGAAGAACCAAACATTGTCAGTGTTATTGCTAACAATGTTGGAAGTGAAGGACACTATAAGTTAGTAAAAAAAGCAATTGAGCAAGAGTGTGGAATTCCAGTGGTTGGATATGTAAAACGAAACGAAAGCTTATCTATTCCAGAGCGACACCTAGGACTTGTGCCGTCTATTGAAAGAGGAGAGCTTCATTCTTATTTTCATGAACTTGGAGACTTAATTTCTGAAACAGTGGATTTAGAAGCATTATATACATTAGCGGAAACAGAAGTGCTAGATGTAGAAAATCCTAAACTAGTAGCAAAAGATCCTGTGGTGAAAATTGCAGTTGCAAGAGATAAAGCTTTCAATTTTTATTATGAAGAAAACTTGGAACTGTTAAAAGCAAATGGAGCAGAAATCGTAGAATTCTCACCGTTAAATGGAGAGAGCGTTCCAAGCAATGTTCAAGGGCTTTATATTGGCGGAGGCTTTCCGGAAGAGTTTGCAAACGAGCTTTCTTTACAAGAACAGGTAAAAGAGTCCTTCAAAGACGCAATAGGCTCAGGAATGCCAACTCTTGCTGAGTGCGGAGGGTTTATGTTTCTAGCGGATTCAATCGAAACAACGAACGGAGAAATACATAAGATGGTTGGTGTTGTTCCTGGGCGTGTCAAAATGCAAAAGAAACGAGCAGCACTTGGTTATCGAGAGATTAGAGGAAGTGAAGGGAACTATCTATTAGAGGGAGGTCTTGAAGCAAAAGGACACGAGTTTCATTACTCAACATTTGAAGGTGATGAAGAATTTACTCCAGCTTATGAGACAAAAGGAATGAGAGGTGTTAAAAAAGAAGGATATATGAAAGGAAACCTTCTTGCCGGATACACTCATTTCCATTTTGGGTCATGCCCTCAGATGGTTGAAAAATGGATTACAAAATGCGAGGGGCACAAAGGATGAACAAGAAAGCTCTTTCCATTATGTTTCAAGGAACTCATTCAGATGCAGGCAAAAGCGCAATTGCAACTGCTTTTTGTCGAATCTTTTTCCAAGACGGATATAAAACAGCTCCCTTTAAGTCTCAAAATATGGCCTTGAATTCTTATATAACAGTAGATGGCAAGGAAATTGGTAGAGCTCAAGGCGTACAAGCAGAAGCAGCAGGAGTTACTGCAACAACAGATATGAATCCTATTTTAATCAAACCAACAAGAGATTCTGAATCGCAAATTGTTGTACATGGAAAGCCGTATAAAAATATGAAAGCAATGGCATATAGACAAGAGTTTTTCGAGACAGGCCTTGGATTAATTAAAGAGGCATTTAAAAGTTTAAAAGGAACCTATGAAAGAATTGTGATTGAAGGAGCTGGAAGTCCGGCTGAAGTTAATTTAAATGATCGAGAGCTTGTGAACATGCGCGTTGCAGCCATTGCAGAATCTCCTGTGGTGCTTATCGGCGATATCGAAAAGGGAGGAGTATTTGCAAGTCTTGTTGGAACACTCCAACTTTTAAGTGAGAAAGACCGTGAACGGGTTATTGGTGTTGTAATTAACAAGTTCAGAGGTGATGTATCACTGCTTACTCCTGGTCTTGAATGGTTTGAAGAATATACAGGAACCCCTGTTTTAGGCGTTATTCCATATATGCCTAACCTAAATATTGATGCGGAAGATTCTGTTGTTTTATCTCGTTATTCTCAGGTGAAAAACCTCGAAAAAGTAATTGATATTGCTGTTATTCAATATCCAAGAATCTCAAATTTTACAGACGTAGACCCTTTTTTTGTTGAGGAAGACTGTCACGTTCGGTTTGTAACAAAACTTGAACAGCTTCAGAATCCAGATCTTATTATCTTGCCAGGCAGTAAAAATACGGTTGAGGACTATCTATTTCTAGAAGAAACAGGTATTTCAGGACGCTTAAAAGAGCTCTTTGCAAGAAATGAAACAGTTATTGTTGGGATTTGTGGAGGATACCAAATGCTTGGCGAGAAAATCTTTGATCCCTTTCATGTTGAATCACCTCATGAGGAAGTTAAGTCACTTGATTTTATTCCTCTTCATACAACAATTAGAGAAGAAAAGAAAACGATTCTTTCAGAAGGAATGCTAAATTTTCAACATGAAAAGATGCCTGTAAAAGGATATGAAATTCATATGGGCACATCAACGTTTACAAGAGAAGTTGATTGTCTTATTCAATTAAAAAATGGAGAAGATGGCTGTTATTTTGAAAAAGAAAAAGTCATTGGAACGTATTTTCACGGTATTTTTCATAATGATTCTTTTAGAACAGCTTTATTAAACAGTATAAGAGCACAAAAAGGACACCCTCCTCTTTTAGAGCGACCATCGTTTAATAAAATGAGAGAAGAAGCCTTTGACTTACTTGCTGATCATGTGCGAAAACATGTGAACATGGAATATATTCAGTCTAAAATGGTCGAATTTTCTCAAAAAGAAACGAATTCAGAGAAGTTTTCGGTATAATTTGATGTAACTGCAAATGTAAGGAGGAAAAACTATGAGTGTTGGTACTGTTTACCTTGTTGGAGCAGGACCTGGAGATCCGAAACTTATTACAATTCATGGATTAGAGTGCATCCAAAAAGCTGATGTCATTTTATATGATCGTTTAGTTAGTGAAGAGCTTCTAAAACATGCAAAAGAAGGAGCAGAGCTCATCTTTTGTGGTAAGCTCCCAGGGAAACATGGGGAAATTCAAGATGATATTCATCGAACTCTAGTTGAGAAGGCAGAGCAAGGAAAGACTGTCACACGTTTAAAAGGCGGCGATCCTTTTATTTTTGGACGTGGTGGAGAAGAAGCAGAAGTACTTGCTAAAAGAGATATTCCTTTTGAAATTATTCCTGGTATTACGTCAGGTATTGCAGCTCCTGCTTATGCAGGAATTCCCGTCACATACAAAGATAAAGCAATGTCGTTTGCTATTGTTACAGGTCATGGACGAGAAGAAAAAGGGCAGGATACTCTAAATTGGGAGGCGCTTGCAAAAGGGATAGATACGATTGCCTTTTACATGGGAGTAGGTAACTTACCACATATCGTTTACAAGCTTACGGAACATGGACGGAGTAAAGAGACTCCTGTTGCTATTATTCATAAAGGAACAACACAAGAGCAGCGCACTGTTGTTGGTACCTTAGCAACAATAGAAGAAATGGCTAAGGTTGAGAATGTGAAGCATCCTTCTATGATTATTGTGGGAGAGGTTGTAGACATTCGTGAAAAAATTCAATGGTTTAACGAAAAAGGAGAGAAAACAACTTATGACAACACTATTTGATAACTTACAAAAAAGACGTGCACTCCGCGATCACGATGGTCGTCCTGTTGAAGATGAAAAGCTTGAAAAGATTTTAGAAGCTGCAACATGGGCTCCTAATGACCGTATGCGTGAACCATGGTCATTTTATGTTATTAAAGGGGAAGCGAAAAAGAGGTATGAAGAGCTTGCACATACATATTTAGAAGAGCGTTTTCCAACAAAACCTCATCTTGTTGAAAGTTCAATGAAGAGTGTTAAAAACACACCTATTCACATTGTTGTAACCGCAGACGTTGTTGAAGGAGATGAAGAAGCAACTGGTGACAACGTATATGGAGTATGCTGTGCAATTAATTCAATGTGGTTAGCAGCGGAAGAGCTTGGTTTAGGTTTTGTATGGAGAACAAGAGGCGTAGGCCTTATTCGTGACGAACGTCTTTACGAATTTATTGGAGCACCTGAAGGAAAACAAATTGTAGGAAACCTTTTTATTGGCTATCCAACAGAAGAATCGCTTGGTAAGCTTAAAGATAAAAAGCGAACAGACTATTCTGAGAAAACCGTTTGGTTGTAAGGAGGAGTTTTATGGCTTCAAAGGAAAGAGGTTTATGCCTTGTTTACACAGGGGATGGAAAAGGGAAGACAACAGCTTCTTTAGGACTTGCTGTGCGTGCAACAGGCCGAGGTCAGCGCGTGTTGATAGTTCAATTTATTAAATCTCCTCAGCGTACGTATGGAGAAAAGATTATCTTTGATAAGCTTGGAATTGAAATGCACCAAACAGGTGTGGGTTTCACATGGACGAAAACTCCAGAAGAGCATAGAGAGGCTTTAAAGAAAGCATGGGCTTTTACGAAAGAGAAAGTCATGTCCGGACAATATGATGTTGTGATTCTTGATGAAATTCATAATGCCCTTTCTATTACGAAGTTTCCGATTGATGATGTTTTACCACTTCAAGAGGTGCTTGAGCTTATAGAAAATCGACCGCAAGGCATGCATCTTATCTTAACAGGTCGTTCAGCTCGGAAAGAAGTAATTGAAGCTGCTGATTTAGTCAGCGAAATTAAACCTATAAAGCACTACTATGAAGAAGGAATTCCAGCTGTTAAAGGGCTCGAATTTTGAAGAAGGCTCTAGTTTCTCATAGGAAACTAGAGCTTGTTTTTTTATGAAAAGGAAATTGTAGGTCAAAAGAAAGGGATTATTGTAGAAACAATAGACATTTCTAATGAACTGAGTTAACATTTTCATCATAATCTTTTTGATAAGCGAGGCAACGTCTATGGCTAAACGAAGGAAACATCATGAGACAATAGCTGAACTAGAGCGGTCTCTTCGATATATGTCTGTTATTATCAAGCAAAAAGGTCGCGAAATCTTAAACGACTACAACATCACTCCTCCACAATTTGTGGCTCTTCAGTGGCTGTTTGATTTAGGTGAAATGACAATCGGAGATCTTTCTAGCAAAATGTATTTAGCATGCAGTACAACGACAGACTTAATTGACCGAATGGAGAAAACAGGTCTTGTCACAAGAGCAAAAGATGAACAAGACCGGCGTATTGTTCGCGTTGTTCTGCTTGAACGTGGTAAGAAACTCATTGAAGAAGTGATAGCGAAAAGGCAAAATTACTTAGCGGAGGTTGTTTGTGAGTATGATCGCGCTGAAGTTGAGCTTCTTTGTGAAAATTTGCAGAAGCTTCATAAGGAGATGAGTAGCGAATGAATCGGCCAATTGGGGTAATAGATTCAGGAGTTGGTGGGTTAACAGTTGCAAAAGAAATTATGAGACAGTTACCGAAAGAGCAAATTATTTATATGGGAGATACAGCTCGTTGTCCGTACGGTCCTCGACCTGAAGAGGAAGTGCGTGCTTTTACATGGGAACTGACAAATTATTTACTTCAATTTGATATTAAAATGCTCGTTATCGCCTGCAATACAGCAACAGCAGTTGTGTTAAAGGAGATTAGCGAGACTCTAAATATTCCTGTCATCGGCGTTATTGAACCAGGAGCTCGTGCTGCGTTAAAAGCAACAAGCAATCATAATATCGGTGTTATTGGAACAAATGGTACAGTAAAAAGTAAGGCTTATGAACAAGCTTTAAAAAGGCTTCATCATAACGTACATGTGAAAAGCTTAGCATGTCCTTTATTTGTGCCCCTTGTTGAAAGCGGGGATTTCGAAGGAAATGAAGCAAGAGAAATTGTTTTTCAAACGTTAAAACCTCTATATCAGACGGAAATTGATATATTGATTTTAGGCTGTACACATTATCCAATTTTAAAGGAGCTTATTAAAGAAGCGATGGGAGATCGCGTTGCACTCATCAGTTCTGGAGAAGAGACAGCAATTGAGGTAAGCACCATTTTGTCATTTCGTAATGAACTGCATACGGAAAAACGTGAAAAAGAACATGTATTTTTTACAACAGGGAATGCTTCTCTCTTTGAGCTTATTGCGTCAAAATGGTTTGATCATCCTATTCAAAACGTTCAGCATATTGATTTAACGAAAGTGAACTAATCATTAGTTCACTTTTTTCTTTAAAAAAAGAAAAAAGTGAGCGGTCTAATTTGATTAGCAGCTCGTATACATAATAGTACAAACTGTCTTAGGAGGGAAAGGTATGTCCAAAATAAAAATAACGGCGGTTTCTACTATGCTTGCGACATCAATGCTTTTAACGGGGTGCGGCTTGTTTGGAGGAGAAGATGTAGCAGAGGAAATTGATCCACCACAAGACGTTGAGTACACGAAAGACAATCAAAAAATAAAAGAAGAAGCAAAAGAAACAGCTAAAGAAAAGGAGAGTAAAAAAGCAGAAGAAACATTAACAAGAGAAGTGTATTTAATTGACAAAAATGGCTTTGTTGTTCCTCAAACAATTGATGTGCCAAAAGCAGATGCAGCAGCTGCTGAAATTATAGAATATCTTGTTGTAGGAGGACCAATTGATCAAATGCTTCCAAACGGTTTTAGAGCTGTTCTTCCTGCTGGAACAGAAGTTAAGAGCGTCAATTTGAAAGAAAATGGTACACTTGTTGTTGACTTCTCTCCAGAATTTAAGGAGTATAAAGCAGAAGATGAAAGCCGAATTTTGCAATCTTTAACATGGACGCTAACACAGTTTGACGCTGTTAAGAATGTACAGCTTCAAATTAATGGCTATGATCAAAAAGAAATGCCTGTTAATAAGACTCCTATTAGTGAGGAATTGACAAGAGCGGACGGCATTAACATGCAAACAGAAGGAATTACAGATATGACAAGCACATCTTCTGCGACTCTTTACTATTTATCACAAAATGCTGATGGAACATATTATGTTCCGGTAACAAAGCGTCTCGATCTAGGAAAGACAGATGAGGAGCGTTTTACAGCTGTTGTTGATAGTTTAATAAAGGATGTACCAAAAGGGCTTGTTGGTGATTTTAATAATGAAGCAGCGCTTGTAGCGAAACCTGAGTACGAAGATGGAACAGTAACGCTAACATTTAATAAAGCTCTTTTAAATTCTGCAGAAAAGAGCCAGCTTTCTAAACATGTGGTAGATGCCCTAGCTCTTTCCCTTACAGAACAAAAAGGGGTTGAAAATGTCTCGATTGAAGTAAAAGGACAAAAGAATATAACAGTGGATTCTGGTCAAAAATTAACAGAAGAAGTTTCCCGGCCTGAAAATATAAATGCAGAGGCATTTTAAATATGATTTCGTGTTAAGAATAGTTTTTGATATACTGTAATAAAAAAGAGGTCTTTAGAGGCCTCTTTTACTTTTTACTTTTAAAGGGAGTTACCCTTTTACATAGATTTTAAAGGAGGAAACATGTTGCGTATTGACGGAAGGGCGAAAGACGAAATAAGAGAAGTTAAAATTGAGAAAGACTACATAAAGCATCCAGAAGGATCAGTACTTATTAACGTTGGGGATACAAAAGTAATTTGTTCAGCTACAATTGATGATAGAGTACCTCCTTTTATGAGAGGAAAAGGAAAAGGATGGATTAATGCGGAGTACGCTATGCTTCCACGAGCAACAAATCAGCGTAATATCCGTGAATCTTCAAAAGGAAAAGTATCAGGTCGTACAATGGAAATACAACGTTTAATTGGGCGAGCTTTACGAGCGGTCGTTGATTTAGAAGCGTTAGGTGAGCGCACAGTGTGGCTTGACTGTGACGTTATTCAAGCAGATGGTGGAACAAGAACAGCTGCGATTACAGGTGCGTTTGTGGCAATGGCTTTAGCCCTTGGACGAGCTGTTAAAGAAGAGAAACTTACCACTTACCCAATCCGTGATTATCTAGCAGCAACGTCTGTTGGAGTTGACGTTGAACATGGAACAATTTTAGATTTAAACTATGAAGAAGATTCCAATATTGAGGTTGATATGAATATTGTTATGACAAGTAAAGGTCAATTTGTAGAGCTTCAAGGAACAGGAGAACAAGCAACTTTTTCAAAAGAGCAATTTGATGAAATGCTTGAACTTGCTTCAAAAGGAATTTCTGATCTTGTTGCAGTACAAAAAGAAGCGTTAAGTGAGTTTTCACATCTTCTAGAAAGTGAAGGTGAAGAGAAATGAAAAAAATTTTAATTGCTACGAAAAATAAAGGAAAAGTGGCCGAATTTGCTACTCTTTTTGAAAAGAAAGGCTACAGTGTGCAATCGCTTCTTGATTTAGAAGGAGACCTTGATGTTGAGGAAACAGGCACAACCTTTGAAGAAAATGCGATTTTAAAAGCTGAAGAGATTTCGAAATTGTTGGATTGTCCTGTTGTTGCAGACGACTCTGGACTTGAAATTGATGCTTTAAATGGAGAACCTGGCGTATATTCAGCACGTTATGCAGGACTTGAAAAAAGTGATGAGAAAAACATTGATAAAGTATTAGAAAAATTAGAAGGTATACCTGAGCCAGAGCGAACAGCACGTTTTCAATGTGCCCTAGCACTTGCTTTGCCAGGAAAAGACACCGTTGTTGTAAGAGGGAATTGCGAAGGTACTATTACGCATAAAAGAGTAGGAGAGCAGGGATTTGGGTATGATCCAATATTTTATGTACCATCTCTGCAAAAAACGCTTGCAGAACTCCCAAAAGAAGAAAAAAATAAAATAAGTCATCGAGCAAAGGCACTTCAAAAGCTAGAAGAAGTAATAGATGGAATATTGTAGAGGAGGAGAGAAATATGCGTGTGCTTATCCTAAGCGATAGTCATGGCCTAACAGAGGAACTGCATACAATTAAAAATCGTCATAAAGATGTCGATGCTTTTGTGCACTGCGGGGATTCTGAGCTTCAAGCAGATTCAAGCGAAATGGAAGGTTTTCTTGCTGTACGCGGAAATTGTGATTATGACGAACGATATAAAAATGAAGAAACGTTACATATAGGAGAAGATCTCCTTTATGTAACACATGGTCATCTATACAATGTGAAAATGACACTTATGAATTTAACATACCGGGCTAAAGAGCGGGATGCTAAAGTTGTCTGCTTTGGACATTCTCATATTGCAGGAGCCGAGAAGATTGATGGGACGTTATTTATTAATCCAGGAAGTATTCGCCTACCGAATCGAAGAAAAGAGCGTACATATGCCATCCTCCAGTATGAAGAAAATAAAGCAACTGTAAATTTTTACGATCATGAAGGAAATGAAGTAAAAGACTTAACAAATTCATTTTCTCTATAGTATAATTAGAGAGAGAAATAATTTATTTTCTCTCTCTAAATTTTTTGGAAAAATGGTTGACTTTATGTTTTTTAGAGCGTATAATAAAACTTGTCTTAAGAGTTCAATACATATTATAATATGTCCCAGTAGCTCAGCTGGATAGAGCAACGCCCTTCTAAGGCGTCGGTCGGGAGTTCGAATCTCTCCTGGGATGTCTACTTTTTTTAAAACGTAAAAAGCACTTTTTTATTAGTTATTAATGACTAGTAAGAAAGTGCTTTTTTGTGTTTAAAATTTTAAGATTTAGGACTATTAGATGAAAGTGTAATTTTTTGTTTACTGGATGTCGCATCGGGTACAAACAAATAAGTAAGAAAATAGTAAAAAAATTAGGAAAAACAAAAGGAGGAATTACAAATGGCAGACAAAAACAATAACCAAAACAACAACAAAATGTCTTATGAAGAAGCAGGCCGCAAAGGCGGAGAGAAAACAGCTAAAAATCATGATAAAGAATTTTACCAAGAAATTGGTGAAAAAGGCGGAAAAGCAAACCGCGATAACAACAATTAACTTTCTAAAACCAATGTAAAAAACAAATCAAATATTCTGTTTAATAATTAAAATGGCGGGTACATCAAAAATAAGTGAGAAACTACTATATTTTGATAGCAAAATAAAAGGAGGAATTACAAATGGCAGACAAAAACAACAACCAAAATAACAACAAAATGTCTTATGAAGAAGCGGGTCGTAAAGGCGGAGAAAAAACAGCGCAGAATCATGATAAAGAGTTTTTCCAAGAGATCGGTGAAAAAGGTGGACAAGCTACAAAGGAAAATCATGATAAAGAATTTTATCAAGAAATTGGTGAAAAAGGCGGAAAAGCCAATCGCGACAATAATAAAAATAACAACTAATCTTCAGATCTTAAAAAGATTAGCTGTTATTAGAAAAGGTTAAAGTAATTTTATCACATTATGTCAAAAAAACAAAATATTCTGTTTATAGATTTATAAAATATCGAACTATCACATAACAATTAATAGGGAGGAATTACAAATGGCAAACAAAAACAATAACCAAAATAACAATAATAACAAAATGTCTTACGAAGAAGCAGGCCGTAAAGGTGGAGAGAAAACAGCGCAGAATCATGATAAAGAGTTCTTCCAAGAAATTGGCGAAAAAGGTGGACAAGCTACAAAGGAAAATCATGATAAAGAATTTTATCAAGAGATTGGTGAAAAAGGCGGAAAAGCCAATCGAGAGAATAACAGTGGAAATACCAATCGTGACAACAATAATTCTCAAAATAGCTAATAAGTACGCAACATTATAGTGATATAAAATATTAAATATTTTTAATTTATAGAGGAGGCGTTACAAATGGCAGATAATAACCAAAACAACAAAAACAATAATAGTAATAATAAAATGTCTTATGAAGAAGCGGGTCGCAAAGGCGGAGAGAAAACAGCGCAGAATCATGATAAAGAATTTTACCAAGAAATTGGCGAAAAAGGCGGAAAAGCCAATCGAGAGAATAACAGTGGAAATACCAATCGTGACAACAATAATTCTCAAAATAGCTAATAAGCACGCAACATTATAGTGATATAAAATATTAAATATTTTTAATTTATAGAGGAGGCGTTACAAATGGCAGATAATAACCAAAACAACAAAAACAATAATAGTAATAATAAAATGTCTTATGAAGAAGCGGGTCGCAAAGGCGGAGAGAAAACAGCGCAGAATCATGATAAAGAATTTTACCAAGAAATTGGCGAAAAAGGCGGAAAAGCTACCTCACAAAGTCATGATAAAGAATTTTATCAAGAGATTGGTGAAAAAGGTGGAAAAGCCAATCGAGAGAATCGTGAGGATAACAACAGATAATTCTCTTTGTTGAAGGAATAGAAAATCCTCCATATCAATTTTGGATATGGAGGATTTTACTGTGCGTGAGGTAAAGAGGAAATCCGCTGCTACCTATCTTAGCAAGAGTTTAACTTTTTTAGTGAAATGATTTTCTTATAGTGATTTTACTATAAATTTTAGTTTTCCCTCTTTTTTTAAGTGGTAATAAATATATTACAATCATAAAAAAGCAGGAGGGGAATAAATGCCTAAGCCAAAGGTGAAACACACTGAAGAATATTTAGACATAAAGGCAGGGCGGTTTCGGATTTACTTTCATAAACGCTATAAAGTTATCACTACAGTAAATGATCTTTTAATTGGTTTATTTTTTGTAGTAGGGAGTGTGCTTAATTTTTTCACTGACACATCTATATATGGAAAATCACTTTATCTTTGTGGAAGCGTTTTACTTGGTAGCCGTCCTATATTGAGAATTATGCATGATACATCACTTAGAAACGAGATGAAGAAGAAAGATTCTTATAATCCATATGAAGAGAATAAATAAAAGTTTATATGGAAAGGTGAACTCCGCCTGTGTTGAGAAGAGATTAGAGAAGGGATACTCCTCTCTAAGTTTCTGCTATTGCTTCTGAAGATGCGAAAATATGAAAAGTTCAATGCAAACCACTCTTCTTAATAAGAGTGGTTACTTGTTATTTTTTAAGATATAATTCGATAAGATTTTATAAAACTATCTATTCTAGTTATATAGACAAGTTGAGTTAATTTTTACCAATTAAATACATAAAAAATAAAATTATGGTAAATAAGAACTGTTTTTATCGATTAAATTAAAGGATTTATAAGATATTTTTAAAAATTAAGATTACTAATAGCACAATGATGTAAACGGATACAAAGGTTAGTTGGTATAAAAGGTGTGAAAAAAATTCAAGAAAACACCTTGACGCTTCTTAAAATAGGGCGTAGTATATAGTTCAAATAAAGAATTCAGAAAGTTTTCAATTAGCTTAATAGTTGGCGAATTGAAAACTAACATATATAAAGCGACGAAGAGGATAAGTAATCTTAAGAGAGAATCTTTCACAGAGAGCCGGGGTAGCTGGAAGCCGGTAGATTTACTTAAGATGAACTCACCTCAGAGTGTTAGTCTGAAATAGTTAGAGTAGGGCTAACCGGGTGGTTGACACACAGACACTCGTTATTAAAACGAATGCTTGAAAAAAGCATTCATGAGGCAGCGCAAATTTGCTGTAAATAAGGGTGGTACCGCGTAAAGTAAAGTCTTTTCGCCCCTTAAGCCTTGTAGGGAAGGCTTATATTGGGGATGAAAAGGCTTTTTTATTTTATCTAAAACTTTAAAATTTAATTATTGTTTGGAAAGGATGGGGAAAAGTGGGAGCCGAAATGAGAATGCAAGAACCAGTAAGCTTAAAAGCAGAAATGACGGGTGCAGAGCTGCTTATTGAAGCCTTAAAAAAAGAAAATGTGGAAGTTCTTTTTGGATATCCTGGTGGTGCAGTACTTCCTCTATACGACAAACTTTACGATTCTGGTCTCTTTCATGTTTTAGCAAAACATGAACAAGGAGGAATTCATGCGGCAGAAGGATATGCAAGAGTATCTGGAAAACCGGGAGTTGTAATTGCTACATCAGGACCTGGAGCAACAAATATTGTGACAGGGCTTGCGGATGCGATGATTGATTCATTACCGCTCGTTGTTTTCACAGGGCAAGTTGCTTCAACTGTAATTGGATCGGATGCTTTCCAAGAAGCAGATGTGTTGGGAATTACAATGCCAATTACAAAGTACAGCTATCAAGTGCGAGATCCAAAAGACTTTCCAAGAATTGTGAAAGAAGCTTTTCATATCGCGACAACAGGTCGACCAGGGCCAGTGCTCATTGACATTCCAAAAGACATGAATACAGCTATAGCTCGAATGGAAGAAGATGAACCACTTAATTTACCTGGCTACCAACCGACATATGAACCAAATGCTTTTCAGGTAAGAAAGTTATTGGAAGCTATTGAATCAGCGAAAAAGCCTGTTATTTTGGCAGGTGCAGGAGTTTTACATGCGAAAGCAAATCAAGAATTGTTAGAATTTGCAGAAAAGTATGAATTGCCTGTAATTCATACGTTG from Priestia filamentosa encodes the following:
- a CDS encoding cobyrinate a,c-diamide synthase — its product is MVHRRLVVAGTGSGVGKTTLTIGLMAAFKKKGYTVQGFKCGPDYIDPTYHTAVTGRVSRNIDSWMLPHDTVEEIVKRNSEDADISIIEGVMGFYDGKSPLDNRGTTAEISVLTNSPVLLVVNCASMARSAAAIVKGFQMMWEEPNIVSVIANNVGSEGHYKLVKKAIEQECGIPVVGYVKRNESLSIPERHLGLVPSIERGELHSYFHELGDLISETVDLEALYTLAETEVLDVENPKLVAKDPVVKIAVARDKAFNFYYEENLELLKANGAEIVEFSPLNGESVPSNVQGLYIGGGFPEEFANELSLQEQVKESFKDAIGSGMPTLAECGGFMFLADSIETTNGEIHKMVGVVPGRVKMQKKRAALGYREIRGSEGNYLLEGGLEAKGHEFHYSTFEGDEEFTPAYETKGMRGVKKEGYMKGNLLAGYTHFHFGSCPQMVEKWITKCEGHKG
- a CDS encoding cobyric acid synthase, which gives rise to MNKKALSIMFQGTHSDAGKSAIATAFCRIFFQDGYKTAPFKSQNMALNSYITVDGKEIGRAQGVQAEAAGVTATTDMNPILIKPTRDSESQIVVHGKPYKNMKAMAYRQEFFETGLGLIKEAFKSLKGTYERIVIEGAGSPAEVNLNDRELVNMRVAAIAESPVVLIGDIEKGGVFASLVGTLQLLSEKDRERVIGVVINKFRGDVSLLTPGLEWFEEYTGTPVLGVIPYMPNLNIDAEDSVVLSRYSQVKNLEKVIDIAVIQYPRISNFTDVDPFFVEEDCHVRFVTKLEQLQNPDLIILPGSKNTVEDYLFLEETGISGRLKELFARNETVIVGICGGYQMLGEKIFDPFHVESPHEEVKSLDFIPLHTTIREEKKTILSEGMLNFQHEKMPVKGYEIHMGTSTFTREVDCLIQLKNGEDGCYFEKEKVIGTYFHGIFHNDSFRTALLNSIRAQKGHPPLLERPSFNKMREEAFDLLADHVRKHVNMEYIQSKMVEFSQKETNSEKFSV
- the cobA gene encoding uroporphyrinogen-III C-methyltransferase, whose product is MSVGTVYLVGAGPGDPKLITIHGLECIQKADVILYDRLVSEELLKHAKEGAELIFCGKLPGKHGEIQDDIHRTLVEKAEQGKTVTRLKGGDPFIFGRGGEEAEVLAKRDIPFEIIPGITSGIAAPAYAGIPVTYKDKAMSFAIVTGHGREEKGQDTLNWEALAKGIDTIAFYMGVGNLPHIVYKLTEHGRSKETPVAIIHKGTTQEQRTVVGTLATIEEMAKVENVKHPSMIIVGEVVDIREKIQWFNEKGEKTTYDNTI
- a CDS encoding nitroreductase family protein, with product MTTLFDNLQKRRALRDHDGRPVEDEKLEKILEAATWAPNDRMREPWSFYVIKGEAKKRYEELAHTYLEERFPTKPHLVESSMKSVKNTPIHIVVTADVVEGDEEATGDNVYGVCCAINSMWLAAEELGLGFVWRTRGVGLIRDERLYEFIGAPEGKQIVGNLFIGYPTEESLGKLKDKKRTDYSEKTVWL
- the cobO gene encoding cob(I)yrinic acid a,c-diamide adenosyltransferase, which translates into the protein MASKERGLCLVYTGDGKGKTTASLGLAVRATGRGQRVLIVQFIKSPQRTYGEKIIFDKLGIEMHQTGVGFTWTKTPEEHREALKKAWAFTKEKVMSGQYDVVILDEIHNALSITKFPIDDVLPLQEVLELIENRPQGMHLILTGRSARKEVIEAADLVSEIKPIKHYYEEGIPAVKGLEF
- a CDS encoding MarR family winged helix-turn-helix transcriptional regulator, translating into MAKRRKHHETIAELERSLRYMSVIIKQKGREILNDYNITPPQFVALQWLFDLGEMTIGDLSSKMYLACSTTTDLIDRMEKTGLVTRAKDEQDRRIVRVVLLERGKKLIEEVIAKRQNYLAEVVCEYDRAEVELLCENLQKLHKEMSSE
- the racE gene encoding glutamate racemase, yielding MNRPIGVIDSGVGGLTVAKEIMRQLPKEQIIYMGDTARCPYGPRPEEEVRAFTWELTNYLLQFDIKMLVIACNTATAVVLKEISETLNIPVIGVIEPGARAALKATSNHNIGVIGTNGTVKSKAYEQALKRLHHNVHVKSLACPLFVPLVESGDFEGNEAREIVFQTLKPLYQTEIDILILGCTHYPILKELIKEAMGDRVALISSGEETAIEVSTILSFRNELHTEKREKEHVFFTTGNASLFELIASKWFDHPIQNVQHIDLTKVN